A single genomic interval of Coccidioides posadasii str. Silveira chromosome 1, complete sequence harbors:
- a CDS encoding uncharacterized protein (EggNog:ENOG410PXRZ~COG:S~TransMembrane:4 (i12-30o63-83i95-115o143-161i)), translating to MASGVFFDPMRLLRVAPLIGSTGTLVYATAELVYNSTFLHPSVRKQSDEILPKWWKVLFHRSVWVVLALNMTTSTATIANLVFDYKFSIPTFSTKLYCAGLAAAVGHLLFVPWVAGPIQDMLGERTGNGAASDMGRWLGFHRLRLAVADFPAWVACLGAFLSTPFY from the coding sequence ATGGCGTCCGGAGTCTTTTTTGACCCCATGCGGCTTCTCCGCGTAGCGCCCCTCATCGGCAGCACCGGCACCCTCGTTTACGCAACGGCAGAATTAGTTTACAATTCCACCTTCCTCCACCCTTCAGTCCGCAAGCAGTCAGACGAAATCCTGCCAAAGTGGTGGAAAGTTCTCTTCCACCGTTCGGTGTGGGTTGTTTTGGCTCTCAACATGACCACGAGCACCGCAACCATCGCGAACTTGGTGTTTGACTACAAATTCTCCATTCCAACCTTCAGCACTAAGCTTTACTGCGCGGGATTGGCTGCTGCAGTTGGGCATCTGCTTTTCGTTCCGTGGGTGGCTGGTCCAATTCAGGATATGCTTGGAGAACGGACCGGGAATGGCGCTGCCAGCGACATGGGCAGATGGCTCGGCTTCCATCGCCTGAGATTAGCAGTGGCCGATTTCCCGGCCTGGGTAGCATGCCTCGGCGCATTTCTGTCGACTCCGTTTTACTAG
- a CDS encoding uncharacterized protein (EggNog:ENOG410PN7P~COG:K~BUSCO:10669at33183) has product MFQVYTPYEPAPAPPPGPALLDDSESSMLDNFFTSMHANHLDSNDFWFGLEDQGSGNSGLHLDWPDLPPTFEGSTTSLPSHPPVTQRIHRDNTVVDKPGPPSSDVLAAASMLYQNGMGGNDFSSTFTSQIFTENGLKDLSSHQADIKHPRYGLGGDVRRSHFGSTRRNPAYNDTEVRHNRAEGDGGSYSVSKEHIFGPLRWGSDAGFAEQGYQVPPDQPTMEERTTEILHNLECFESQSSAPNTRPSSPTPRRRSDRTSEVGSLRSPNSLTQFSPMDTNQMDGDSRPTKRRKNKGKVKDEEDDCTQFSLGRPSSSRRDRRWSSNSGAQARRSKVHVIKPPRENLTEEQKRANHILSEQKRRNLIKQGFDELCSLVPELRGGGFSKSTMLAQAADWLQDLLQGNEMLKLQLGDIRERTGG; this is encoded by the coding sequence ATGTTTCAAGTCTACACACCATACGAACCCGCACCTGCTCCTCCCCCGGGGCCTGCTTTGCTGGATGATAGCGAGTCAAGCATGCTGGACAACTTCTTTACCTCGATGCATGCCAATCATCTCGACAGCAATGACTTTTGGTTCGGCCTAGAAGACCAGGGGAGTGGGAACTCGGGACTTCATCTCGACTGGCCAGATCTTCCCCCGACTTTTGAGGGTTCGACAACCTCGCTGCCGTCGCATCCGCCGGTTACGCAGAGGATACATCGCGACAACACGGTTGTCGATAAGCCAGGGCCTCCAAGTTCGGATGTTCTAGCTGCTGCGTCCATGCTCTACCAGAACGGAATGGGCGGGAATGACTTTTCGTCGACGTTCACGAGTCAAATATTCACCGAAAACGGCCTGAAGGACCTAAGCTCGCACCAGGCGGATATAAAACACCCACGGTATGGCCTTGGAGGGGACGTGCGACGATCTCATTTCGGCTCTACCCGAAGAAACCCAGCATATAACGATACAGAAGTGCGTCATAACAGGGCGGAGGGTGATGGTGGTTCTTATTCTGTTTCTAAGGAACACATCTTTGGTCCTCTACGATGGGGTTCGGATGCCGGTTTTGCAGAACAAGGATATCAGGTTCCGCCAGATCAGCCAACTATGGAGGAAAGAACGACCGAAATACTGCACAACCTGGAGTGCTTCGAGTCCCAGAGCAGCGCCCCAAATACTAGACCTTCAAGCCCAACTCCCCGACGACGTTCAGACCGTACCTCTGAAGTCGGTAGCCTCCGGAGCCCGAACTCTCTTACGCAGTTTTCGCCCATGGATACGAACCAAATGGACGGCGACTCTCGACCGACGAAAAGACGAAAGAATAAAGGGAAAGTaaaggatgaagaagacgatTGCACTCAATTTTCCCTCGGCAGACCTTCCAGCTCTCGAAGAGATCGACGATGGTCGTCGAATAGTGGCGCCCAAGCCCGCAGATCAAAAGTACACGTGATCAAACCGCCTCGTGAGAATCTGACGGAGGAACAGAAAAGAGCAAATCATATCCTGTCGGAGCAAAAACGGCGGAATCTCATAAAACAGGGATTCGATGAGCTATGCTCGCTCGTTCCGGAACTCAGAGGCGGCGGTTTCAGCAAAAGTACGATGCTCGCGCAGGCAGCTGATTGGCTGCAAGATTTACTTCAAGGAAACGAAATGCTCAAACTTCAATTAGGAGACATCAGAGAGCGAACTGGCGGATGA
- a CDS encoding uncharacterized protein (EggNog:ENOG410PIVY~COG:S~TransMembrane:7 (i21-43o70-92i113-130o183-203i223-243o366-385i406-425o)~BUSCO:6053at33183) — MDRLLRRRIKNLDSRVLKPTLRAYALGYLTTTGPRVVSFIRVLRRKDLSNEVKVRHLAHILVAALRWNRFPSVCALLAAGSTLLPLLLNRVIAALFNRQKSKRVVLAVKLSRLLRFVATFVSAWLCFPLLNSRRRPESEPNTFRNDAFPDRGGNTINVSSQGRRYSVSTATHRPAFAGRTLDLTLFVVVRAVDVLACTSWSRWKLHRRARKSFTRIESIMPQLLDTGVFAVTAATVMWAWFYVPEKLPFSYGRWISEVAQIDPRLIEALRSARRGDWTYGKPKGSQDVLEPMCEDYGWPRVWGDPSQTVPIPCEVVHMGCGPNCEVHAIWRFAKSFRFALMTDLPIQLLLRSRSPSLQGYFGAVKASLRSSTFLGLFVSIFYYSVCLARTRLGPKIFSYEKVTPMMWDSGLCVASGCMMCGWSVFVESAKKRQEISLFVAPRAIATLLPRRYDRKHMWREQLAFSLGTAIVLTCIQSDPKKVRGVLGGVLRQVFGKA, encoded by the exons ATGGATCGCCTCCTAAGACGTCGGATAAAAAATTTGGATTCACGAGTCTTGAAACC GACGCTCCGCGCGTACGCCCTTGGGTATCTCACAACGACAGGGCCAAGGGTCGTATCGTTCATCAGAGTTCTTCGAAGAAAGGATTTGAGCAATGAAGTTAAAGTTAGACAT CTTGCTCATATACTTGTTGCGGCTCTACGATGGAATAGATTTCCATCGGTTTGTGCTCTCCTCGCCGCCGGTTCTACACTGTTGCCACTACTTTTGAACAGGGTCATAGCAGCTCTGTTCAATCGGCAAAAGTCAAAAAGAGTGGTTCTGGCTGTAAAGCTGAGCCGGCTTCTACGTTTTGTAGCGACTTTCGTATCAGCGTGGCTTTGTTTCCCTCTTCTTAACAGCAGGAGGCGACCTGAGTCGGAGCCCAATACGTTTAGAAATGATGCTTTCCCGGATAGAGGGGGAAATACAATCAACGTATCGAGCCAAGGTCGAAGATATTCTGTTTCGACAGCCACGCACCGCCCTGCGTTTGCTGGAAGGACTCTCGATCTCACTCTCTTTGTGGTGGTTAGGGCGGTGGATGTGCTTGCGTGTACGTCGTGGTCCCGATGGAAGCTGCATCGAAGAGCTCGCAAGAGCTTTACGCGCATAGAGTCAATTATGCCTCAGTTATTGGACACTGGGGTATTCGCTGTAACCGCAGCTACTGTTATGTGGGCTTGGTTCTATGTACCCGAAAAGCTCCCATTCTCCTATGGTAGGTGGATTAGTGAAGTTGCACAGATCGATCCCCGCCTCATAGAAGCTTTGCGGAGTGCACGAAGGGGAGATTGGACCTATGGAAAACCAAAAGGGTCTCAGGATGTGCTGGAACCAATGTGCGAGGATTATGGGTGGCCGAGAGTCTGGGGTGACCCCTCACAGACCGTTCCAATACCATGTGAAGTCGTTCATATGGGCTGTGGCCCGAACTGCGAAGTTCACGCCATATGGCGATTTGCAAAGTCCTTTAGGTTTGCACTGATGACTGACCTACCGATACAGCTTTTATTACGCTCAAGATCACCTTCTCTTCAAGGGTATTTCGGAGCTGTAAAAGCTTCGCTTCGTTCTTCCACCTTTCTGGGGCTTTTTGTTAGCATATTTTACTATTCTGTGTGCCTTGCTCGCACTCGACTGGGGCCCAAAATCTTCTCCTACGAAAAGGTCACGCCGATGATGTGGGATTCGGGACTCTGTGTGGCCTCTGGCTGCATGATGTGTGGATGGAGTGTTTTTGTTGAAAGTGCAAAAAAGCGCCAGGAAATTTCTCTATTTGTCGCGCCGAGAGCCATTGCTACTTTGCTTCCTCGGCGATATGATCGAAAG CATATGTGGAGAGAACAGCTGGCATTCTCTCTTGGTACTGCAATTGTTTTAACGTGCATTCAATCGGATCCCAAAAAGGTTCGCGGTGTTCTAGGCGGGGTACTACGTCAAGTCTTCGGGAAAGCATGA